One region of Macadamia integrifolia cultivar HAES 741 chromosome 11, SCU_Mint_v3, whole genome shotgun sequence genomic DNA includes:
- the LOC122094263 gene encoding transcription repressor OFP13-like, whose protein sequence is MKVLPSSWPWPSCKQPKTISFRADDNMFKTVNSAYIEAGDVVTTPESWFTNSSESASFSTVSEESGGECLENVIRGLRSERLFFEPGESNSILEEAKGGGGIPFKESVVLAMESKDPYVDFRTSMEEMVEAHGLKDWECLEELLGWYLRVNGKKTHGFIVGAFVDLLVGLAAAAADADASSSSSSSAPCFPPSSPSLSSLRVEGDIEEEDNPSSSEI, encoded by the coding sequence ATGAAGGTCCTGCCCTCTTCATGGCCATGGCCTTCTTGTAAGCAGCCCAAGACCATCTCTTTCAGAGCAGATGACAACATGTTCAAGACAGTTAACTCGGCGTACATAGAAGCAGGAGATGTGGTGACAACACCGGAGTCATGGTTCACGAACTCGTCCGAGTCAGCTAGCTTCTCAACAGTTTCAGAAGAGTCAGGAGGGGAGTGTTTAGAGAATGTGATTCGTGGGTTGAGATCTGAGAGGCTATTTTTCGAGCCTGGAGAGTCAAATTCGATACTAGAGGAAGCTAAGGGTGGAGGAGGGATACCATTCAAGGAGAGTGTAGTGTTGGCTATGGAATCTAAAGATCCGTATGTGGATTTTAGAACATCAATGGAGGAGATGGTGGAGGCTCATGGGTTGAAAGATTGGGAGTGTTTGGAAGAGTTGCTTGGTTGGTATTTAAGGGTGAATGGTAAGAAGACTCATGGTTTTATTGTTGGGGCCTTTGTTGATTTGCTTGTTGGCttagctgctgctgctgctgatgctgatgcctcttcttcttcttcttcttctgcgcCTTGTTTTccaccttcttctccttctttgtcTTCATTAAGAGTTGAAGGGGATATTGAGGAGGAAGATAATCCTTCAAGTTCAgagatttga